In Streptomyces sp. NBC_01717, one DNA window encodes the following:
- a CDS encoding aldo/keto reductase, translated as MASETTTATASGSWKLGDLTVNRLGFGAMRLTQIGKAFSADSPSSDRSRSIAVLRRAIDLGVNHIDTAAFYFSPLRSANELINRALAPYPEDLVITTKVGPVRDASGAWRTPARPDELRGQVEENLRQLGRDHLDVVNLRVMGQESVSEHFGALAELREAGLVRHLGVSGVTPEHLAEAQAIAPVVCVQNRYGIDAHSADDDDLLRACGEMGIAFVPFFAIAGVGREQGASAGCDDELLVVARAHGATVAQVRLAWTLHQGPHVLAIPGTGDPDHLTANVAAGALRLSRDELAGLTRNR; from the coding sequence ATGGCCTCTGAGACGACCACCGCGACAGCCTCGGGCAGCTGGAAGCTCGGTGACCTGACCGTTAACCGGCTCGGATTCGGCGCGATGCGCCTGACACAGATCGGCAAGGCGTTCAGCGCCGACAGTCCGTCCAGCGATCGCAGCCGGTCGATAGCAGTGCTGCGCCGCGCGATCGATCTCGGTGTGAACCACATCGACACCGCCGCGTTCTACTTCTCGCCGCTGCGCTCCGCCAACGAGCTGATCAATCGGGCGCTGGCGCCGTATCCCGAAGATCTCGTCATCACCACCAAGGTCGGTCCGGTGCGGGACGCTTCAGGCGCGTGGCGCACGCCGGCGAGGCCCGACGAACTGCGCGGCCAGGTCGAGGAGAACCTGCGCCAGCTGGGCCGCGACCACCTCGACGTGGTGAACCTGCGCGTCATGGGCCAGGAGTCCGTCTCCGAGCACTTCGGCGCGCTGGCCGAGCTGCGCGAGGCGGGGCTGGTCCGCCACCTCGGAGTCTCCGGTGTCACACCGGAACACCTCGCCGAGGCACAGGCCATCGCCCCGGTGGTCTGCGTGCAGAACCGGTACGGCATCGACGCGCACAGCGCGGACGACGACGATCTCCTGCGGGCCTGCGGCGAGATGGGCATCGCGTTCGTGCCGTTCTTCGCGATCGCCGGCGTGGGACGCGAGCAGGGCGCGAGCGCCGGGTGCGACGACGAACTGCTCGTCGTCGCCCGCGCACACGGAGCCACGGTCGCGCAGGTCCGGCTGGCCTGGACGCTGCACCAGGGCCCGCACGTCCTGGCCATACCGGGCACCGGCGATCCGGACCACCTGACCGCCAACGTGGCAGCCGGAGCGCTGCGGCTCTCGCGGGACGAACTGGCAGGTCTCACCAGGAACCGTTGA
- a CDS encoding glycoside hydrolase family 3 protein: MPPRTHRARHRARPTTAALAAVTVLAGLLAGAVPSASAATTAATADDPAPVLVDRFEGEVPFANQPADGIFTWGGDSDDPPTLTLKDRADAPEGAKVLEGTYNISGYGGLSHDFAADQPAHDWSAHKGIRFWWYGQNTAPLPPGSGKRINFEIKDGGANGEASELWTTSFTDDWEGWHQVEIPFTDFTYRTDYQPVGGIDQVLGLDEMWGYAVTLPTGAPGSFAMDGVELYGKADAALKASVVTDAAVHTVKEGGTADIDVSVATTGSVPIEEPVTVAYETKGGSAEAGKDYTPVTGTYTFPAGTASGTSHRISVATRKDGAAESAETIPLELTVTGAKPPKENPQVVIDAHGLPYLDPKLPVKKRVADLLSRMSPAEKAGQMTQAERNALKSQGDIATYDLGSLLSGGGSVPTPNTPEAWAKMVDAYQLRAQATRFQIPLIYGVDAVHGHNNVIGSTIMPHNIGIGAGRDPKLAERTGAVTADEVRATGIPWDFAPCLCVTRDERWGRSYESYGEDPALVESMETVIQGMQGSASGKDLHRNDKVLATAKHYVGDGGTEFGSSTTGSYTIDQGVTKVTRQELEAVHLAPFEEAVKRGVGTVMPSYSSLDILGDDQGPVKMHADAEMINGALKDRMGFEGFVISDWQAIDQIPGDYASDVRTSINAGLDMIMVPTAYQDFTKTLQDEVTAGRISQARIDDAVTRILTQKFRLGLFEKPYADTADIDQVGSAGHRAVAREAAAKSQVLLKNDGGVLPLKASQKVYVAGSNADNIGNQAGGWTVSWQGSSGRITTGTTILEAMKKDATDAASVTYSKDASASTDGYDVGVVVVGETPYAEGIGDVGNGNDLELTAADKAAIDKVCAAMKCAVLVVSGRPQLIGDRLGDIDALVASWLPGTEGDGVADVLYGKRAFTGQLPVTWPKSESQLPINVGDATYDPQFPYGWGLTTLKKAPTGGELTLGALAVAAHIAEKAGLGKSEAGKAIVDQARLLVQQKAGGKPTAAVSKPFADADHLLLTGDLTGAVAQLRTAYRAVQR, encoded by the coding sequence ATGCCACCACGCACCCACCGCGCCCGCCACCGGGCCAGACCGACGACGGCCGCACTGGCCGCCGTCACCGTCCTCGCCGGTCTGCTCGCCGGAGCCGTCCCGAGCGCCAGCGCCGCCACCACAGCGGCGACGGCGGACGACCCGGCGCCCGTCCTCGTCGACCGCTTCGAGGGCGAGGTCCCGTTCGCCAACCAGCCCGCCGACGGCATCTTCACCTGGGGCGGCGACTCCGACGACCCGCCCACCCTGACCCTGAAGGACCGGGCCGACGCCCCCGAGGGCGCCAAGGTCCTCGAAGGTACGTACAACATCAGCGGTTACGGCGGCCTCAGCCACGACTTCGCCGCCGATCAGCCCGCCCACGACTGGTCGGCCCACAAGGGCATCCGCTTCTGGTGGTACGGCCAGAACACCGCGCCGCTGCCGCCCGGTTCGGGCAAGAGGATCAACTTCGAGATCAAGGACGGCGGCGCCAACGGCGAGGCGTCCGAGCTGTGGACCACGTCGTTCACCGACGACTGGGAAGGCTGGCACCAGGTCGAGATCCCGTTCACCGACTTCACGTACCGCACCGACTACCAGCCCGTCGGCGGCATCGACCAGGTCCTCGGCCTCGACGAGATGTGGGGCTACGCCGTCACGCTGCCGACCGGGGCCCCCGGCTCGTTCGCCATGGACGGTGTGGAGCTGTACGGGAAGGCCGACGCGGCCCTGAAGGCGAGCGTCGTCACGGACGCGGCGGTCCATACGGTGAAGGAGGGCGGCACGGCGGACATCGATGTCTCCGTCGCCACCACCGGCTCCGTACCGATCGAGGAACCCGTCACCGTCGCGTACGAGACCAAGGGCGGCAGCGCCGAGGCCGGCAAGGACTACACGCCGGTCACCGGCACGTACACCTTCCCGGCAGGCACCGCGTCCGGGACCTCGCACCGGATCTCGGTGGCCACCAGGAAGGACGGCGCAGCCGAGTCCGCGGAGACGATCCCGCTCGAACTCACCGTCACCGGCGCCAAGCCGCCCAAGGAGAACCCGCAGGTCGTCATCGACGCCCATGGGCTGCCGTACCTCGACCCGAAGCTCCCGGTGAAGAAGCGCGTCGCCGACCTCCTCTCCCGGATGTCGCCGGCCGAGAAGGCCGGCCAGATGACGCAGGCCGAGCGCAACGCACTGAAGTCGCAGGGTGACATCGCCACGTACGACCTCGGCTCGCTGCTCTCCGGCGGTGGCTCCGTCCCGACGCCGAACACCCCCGAGGCGTGGGCGAAGATGGTCGACGCCTACCAACTCCGGGCCCAGGCGACCCGCTTCCAGATCCCGCTGATCTACGGCGTGGACGCGGTGCACGGGCACAACAACGTCATCGGCTCCACGATCATGCCGCACAACATCGGCATCGGTGCCGGCCGCGACCCGAAGCTCGCCGAGCGGACCGGTGCGGTCACCGCCGACGAGGTCCGCGCGACGGGTATTCCGTGGGACTTCGCACCTTGCCTCTGCGTCACCCGCGACGAGCGCTGGGGCCGCTCCTACGAGTCGTACGGTGAGGACCCGGCACTCGTCGAGTCCATGGAGACGGTCATCCAGGGCATGCAGGGCAGCGCCTCCGGCAAGGACCTGCACCGCAACGACAAGGTCCTGGCCACCGCCAAGCACTACGTCGGCGACGGCGGTACGGAGTTCGGCTCGTCCACCACCGGTTCGTACACCATCGACCAGGGCGTCACGAAGGTCACCCGGCAGGAGCTCGAAGCCGTGCACCTCGCCCCGTTCGAGGAGGCCGTCAAGCGCGGCGTCGGCACGGTCATGCCGTCGTACTCATCGCTCGACATCCTCGGCGACGACCAGGGCCCGGTGAAGATGCACGCCGACGCCGAGATGATCAACGGCGCGCTCAAGGACCGGATGGGCTTCGAGGGCTTCGTCATCAGTGACTGGCAGGCCATCGACCAGATCCCCGGCGACTACGCCAGCGACGTCCGTACGTCCATCAATGCCGGACTCGACATGATCATGGTCCCGACGGCGTACCAGGACTTCACGAAGACTCTCCAGGACGAGGTCACCGCGGGCCGGATCAGCCAGGCCCGGATCGACGACGCGGTCACCCGCATCCTGACCCAGAAGTTCCGCCTCGGCCTCTTCGAGAAGCCGTACGCGGACACGGCCGACATCGACCAGGTCGGCTCGGCCGGACACCGCGCGGTGGCCCGCGAGGCGGCGGCCAAGTCGCAGGTCCTGCTGAAGAACGACGGCGGAGTGCTGCCGCTCAAGGCATCCCAGAAGGTGTACGTCGCCGGGTCGAACGCCGACAACATCGGCAACCAGGCCGGCGGCTGGACCGTCAGCTGGCAGGGCTCTTCGGGCAGGATCACCACGGGTACGACGATCCTGGAGGCCATGAAGAAGGACGCCACGGACGCGGCCTCGGTCACCTACTCCAAGGACGCTTCGGCATCCACGGACGGCTACGACGTGGGTGTGGTCGTGGTCGGTGAGACCCCGTACGCCGAAGGCATCGGTGACGTCGGCAACGGCAACGACCTGGAGCTGACCGCGGCGGACAAGGCCGCGATCGACAAGGTCTGCGCCGCGATGAAGTGCGCGGTCCTGGTGGTCTCCGGCCGCCCGCAGCTCATCGGTGACCGGCTCGGTGACATCGACGCACTCGTCGCGTCCTGGCTGCCGGGCACCGAGGGCGACGGAGTGGCCGACGTGCTGTACGGGAAGCGTGCCTTCACCGGACAGCTGCCGGTCACCTGGCCGAAGTCCGAGTCGCAGCTGCCGATCAACGTCGGCGACGCGACGTACGACCCGCAGTTCCCGTACGGCTGGGGCCTGACCACGCTGAAGAAGGCCCCGACGGGCGGCGAACTGACTCTGGGCGCGCTCGCCGTAGCCGCACACATCGCGGAGAAGGCCGGACTGGGGAAGTCCGAGGCCGGCAAGGCGATCGTCGACCAGGCCCGCCTGCTGGTGCAGCAGAAGGCCGGCGGGAAGCCGACCGCGGCGGTGTCCAAGCCGTTCGCCGACGCGGACCATCTGCTGCTCACCGGTGATCTGACCGGGGCGGTGGCCCAGCTGAGGACGGCGTACCGGGCCGTGCAGCGGTAA
- a CDS encoding GH1 family beta-glucosidase, with amino-acid sequence MNLVIPQGYAREITAEPVTGLPADFRWGVATAAYQIEGAAAEDGRTPSIWDTYCRVPGMVVRGENGDVACDHYHRMPEDVQLIADLGVDTYRFSLAWPRIQPGGRGPANAKGLDFYKRLIDELESKGITPWITLYHWDLPQELEDAGGWPARDTAYRFAEYAALAYDALGDRVKHWTTLNEPWCSAMLGYAYGNQAPGRTNFGEAIHAVHHLLLGHGLASRYIRETAAARGNDLELGITLNLGTATPETDSHEDAEACRRADGLGRRLYLDPVVKGAYPEDVIADLALQNVELPVQDGDLEIISTPLDVLGVNFYRGTLFSGVTEEGSPVDADGLPVTRGIERDLPRTAMDWEITPTALTDLLVRLQKDYGIPTVITENGAAFDDTVSEDGEIHDADRTTYLADHIAAVAAARAEGADVRGYFAWSLMDNFEWSYGYDKRFGIVRVDYDTQERTLKDSAKWYRDTIRLTRGA; translated from the coding sequence ATGAACCTCGTCATCCCCCAGGGATACGCTCGCGAGATCACCGCCGAGCCCGTGACCGGTCTGCCCGCCGACTTCCGCTGGGGCGTCGCCACCGCCGCCTACCAGATCGAGGGAGCGGCTGCCGAGGACGGCAGAACCCCGTCGATCTGGGACACCTACTGCAGGGTGCCGGGCATGGTCGTCCGCGGCGAGAACGGCGATGTGGCCTGTGACCACTACCACCGGATGCCCGAGGACGTGCAGCTGATCGCGGACCTGGGCGTCGACACGTACCGCTTCTCGCTCGCCTGGCCGCGTATCCAGCCCGGCGGCCGCGGCCCGGCCAATGCCAAGGGCCTCGACTTCTACAAGCGGCTGATCGACGAGCTGGAGTCCAAGGGCATCACCCCCTGGATCACCCTCTACCACTGGGATCTTCCGCAGGAGCTGGAGGACGCGGGCGGCTGGCCGGCCCGCGACACCGCCTACCGCTTCGCCGAGTACGCCGCCCTCGCCTACGACGCGCTCGGCGACCGGGTCAAGCACTGGACCACGCTCAACGAGCCGTGGTGCTCGGCCATGCTCGGGTACGCGTACGGCAACCAGGCCCCCGGGCGTACGAACTTCGGCGAGGCGATCCACGCGGTCCACCATCTGCTGCTCGGCCACGGACTCGCGTCCCGGTACATCCGCGAGACCGCCGCCGCCCGCGGAAACGACCTGGAACTGGGCATCACGCTCAACCTCGGTACCGCCACCCCCGAGACCGACAGCCACGAGGACGCCGAGGCCTGCCGGCGCGCCGACGGGCTCGGCCGCCGCCTCTACCTGGACCCGGTGGTCAAGGGCGCCTACCCCGAGGACGTCATCGCGGACCTCGCCCTGCAGAACGTCGAACTCCCGGTCCAGGACGGCGACCTGGAGATCATCTCCACCCCGCTCGACGTCCTCGGCGTCAACTTCTACCGCGGCACGCTCTTCTCCGGTGTCACGGAGGAGGGGTCCCCGGTGGACGCCGACGGCCTGCCGGTCACCCGTGGCATCGAGCGTGACCTGCCGCGTACCGCCATGGACTGGGAGATCACCCCCACCGCCCTCACCGACCTGCTGGTGCGGCTGCAGAAGGACTACGGCATCCCGACCGTCATCACCGAGAACGGCGCCGCGTTCGACGACACCGTCTCCGAGGACGGCGAGATCCATGACGCCGACCGCACCACCTACCTCGCCGACCACATCGCCGCCGTCGCTGCGGCCCGCGCCGAAGGAGCCGATGTCCGGGGCTACTTCGCCTGGTCGCTGATGGACAACTTCGAGTGGTCCTACGGCTACGACAAGCGGTTCGGCATCGTCCGCGTCGACTACGACACCCAGGAGCGGACGCTCAAGGACAGCGCCAAGTGGTACCGCGACACGATCCGCCTCACCCGCGGCGCGTAA
- a CDS encoding ABC transporter ATP-binding protein, giving the protein MSEPVLTISGLNVDYGTGDAAVHALRDIDLTLHRGEVLGLAGESGSGKSTLAYAVTRLLSPPGVITGGEVHYHRRDGEALDLLTLTAPELRAFRWQELSIVFQGAMNSLNPVHTVHSQLTDVLKAHRPEMDRAERTARAKELLSLVGISADRLSAYPHQLSGGMRQRVMIAMALALEPEIVIMDEPTTALDVVMQRQILRQLVKLREELGFSVVFITHDISLLIEFSDRIAIMYGGRIVEEAGSSDIYQNPHHPYSDGLLHSFPALHGPRRELTGIPGSPPHLSAMPAGCAFHPRCGKALEPCATHVPVLDRPEGDGSRTVACWLHQPAPVTVAPRS; this is encoded by the coding sequence ATGAGCGAGCCCGTCCTCACCATCAGCGGCCTGAACGTGGACTACGGCACCGGGGACGCCGCCGTGCACGCGCTGCGCGACATCGACCTCACCCTGCACCGGGGCGAAGTCCTCGGCCTGGCAGGCGAGTCGGGCTCCGGCAAGTCCACCCTGGCGTACGCCGTCACCCGCCTCCTCTCGCCGCCCGGAGTGATCACCGGCGGCGAGGTCCACTACCACCGGCGCGACGGCGAAGCGCTCGACCTGCTGACCCTGACCGCCCCCGAGCTCCGCGCCTTCCGCTGGCAGGAGTTGTCGATCGTCTTCCAGGGAGCGATGAACTCGCTCAACCCGGTGCACACGGTCCACAGCCAGCTCACCGACGTGCTCAAGGCGCACCGCCCGGAGATGGACCGGGCCGAACGCACCGCACGCGCGAAGGAGCTGCTGTCGCTGGTCGGCATCTCCGCGGACCGGCTCTCCGCCTACCCGCACCAGCTCTCCGGCGGTATGCGCCAGCGCGTGATGATCGCGATGGCGCTTGCGCTGGAGCCCGAGATCGTCATCATGGACGAGCCCACGACGGCCCTGGACGTCGTCATGCAGCGCCAGATCCTGCGCCAGCTGGTCAAGCTCCGCGAGGAACTGGGCTTCTCGGTCGTCTTCATCACGCACGACATCTCGCTGCTGATCGAGTTCTCGGACCGGATCGCGATCATGTACGGCGGCCGGATCGTCGAGGAGGCCGGTTCCTCCGACATCTATCAGAACCCCCACCATCCCTACAGCGACGGCCTGCTGCACTCCTTCCCGGCTCTGCACGGCCCCCGTCGCGAACTCACCGGCATCCCCGGCTCACCACCGCATCTGTCCGCGATGCCGGCCGGCTGTGCCTTCCACCCCCGCTGCGGCAAGGCACTCGAGCCGTGCGCCACCCACGTGCCGGTGCTCGACCGGCCGGAAGGGGACGGCTCCCGCACAGTGGCCTGCTGGCTGCATCAGCCGGCCCCGGTCACCGTCGCCCCCCGCTCGTAG
- a CDS encoding ABC transporter permease, with translation MAVTAAEVAVLDATETPAPSKRRLRFLRGRKTVVGLGILLFFVVIAVIGPWIAPYDPDTMSNALLQPPSGAHWFGTTQTGQDVLSQILVGTRGVLVVGFVAGIFATILSVLIGVSAGFLGGTADELLSVLSNVFLVIPGLPLIIIIASLVSDTGDLLIATVIALTSWAWGARVLRAQTLSLRRRDYVEAARATGESTWRIILFEVLPNLTAVIASGFVGTVIFAILSEITLAFIGVADISNWNWGTVLFWAQSNQALAQGAWWWFVPAGLCIALLGMSLALINFGIDEFVNPRLRTETGASRKVRMRVGFTPVARGTHDKETRS, from the coding sequence ATGGCCGTCACCGCTGCCGAGGTCGCCGTACTCGACGCGACCGAGACCCCGGCGCCGAGCAAGCGCAGGCTCCGCTTCCTGCGCGGCCGCAAGACCGTCGTCGGCCTCGGGATCCTGCTCTTCTTCGTCGTGATCGCCGTCATCGGGCCGTGGATCGCCCCGTACGACCCCGACACCATGAGTAATGCACTGCTCCAACCACCCTCCGGCGCGCACTGGTTCGGCACCACACAGACCGGACAGGACGTGCTCTCGCAGATCCTCGTCGGCACCCGCGGCGTCCTGGTCGTCGGTTTCGTCGCCGGCATCTTCGCGACGATCCTGTCTGTACTGATCGGCGTCAGCGCCGGCTTCCTCGGCGGCACCGCCGACGAGTTGCTCTCGGTGCTCTCCAACGTCTTCCTGGTCATTCCGGGGCTGCCGCTGATCATCATCATCGCCAGTCTCGTCTCCGACACGGGCGACCTCCTGATCGCCACCGTCATCGCCCTCACCTCGTGGGCCTGGGGCGCGCGCGTCCTGCGCGCCCAGACGTTGTCGCTGCGCCGCAGGGACTACGTCGAAGCGGCCCGCGCCACTGGTGAGTCCACCTGGCGGATCATCCTCTTCGAGGTCCTGCCGAATCTGACGGCCGTCATCGCGTCCGGTTTCGTCGGCACGGTGATCTTCGCGATCCTGTCCGAGATCACCCTCGCCTTCATAGGCGTCGCCGACATCTCCAACTGGAACTGGGGGACCGTCCTGTTCTGGGCGCAGTCCAACCAGGCACTGGCCCAGGGCGCGTGGTGGTGGTTCGTCCCGGCCGGACTCTGCATCGCCCTGCTCGGCATGTCGCTCGCCCTGATCAACTTCGGCATCGACGAGTTCGTCAACCCGCGGCTGCGTACGGAGACGGGCGCGTCCCGGAAGGTCCGGATGCGGGTCGGCTTCACCCCCGTGGCGCGCGGTACGCACGACAAGGAGACCCGCTCATGA
- a CDS encoding ABC transporter permease — protein MKYLLQRLAFYLVTAWAAITINFLIPRLMPGDPVQALLSRFQGQLDTSAIDSLTALFGLDKHMSLWEQYTDYWSHLLDGDLGLSFTFFPTPVSEVISQSLPWTLALVGVTTLISFALGTGIGVFTGWRRGSWMDSLLPVTTFISAIPYFWLGLIAIALFAVKWPLFPASGGYDNALVPAFDWPFVSSALYHAALPGLTIVLSAMAGWILGMRNMMVTVSSEDYVMVAQAKGLSERRVMFGYAARNAILPNISGFALSLGFIVGGTLLVEMVFSYPGIGYQLFQGVAAKDYPLMQGIFLIITLSVLAANLLADVIYMVLDPRTRREA, from the coding sequence GTGAAGTATCTGCTGCAACGGCTCGCCTTTTATCTGGTCACCGCGTGGGCCGCGATCACCATCAACTTCCTGATCCCGCGCCTGATGCCCGGGGACCCGGTTCAGGCGCTCCTCTCCCGCTTCCAGGGCCAGCTGGACACCAGCGCCATCGACTCGCTCACGGCGCTCTTCGGTCTCGACAAACACATGTCGCTCTGGGAGCAGTACACCGACTACTGGTCGCATCTGCTGGACGGCGACCTCGGGCTGTCCTTCACCTTCTTCCCGACGCCGGTCAGCGAGGTGATCAGTCAGTCGCTGCCGTGGACGCTGGCGCTCGTCGGCGTCACCACCCTGATCAGCTTCGCGCTCGGCACCGGCATCGGCGTCTTCACCGGCTGGCGGCGCGGCTCCTGGATGGACAGCCTGCTGCCCGTCACCACGTTCATCTCCGCCATTCCGTACTTCTGGCTGGGACTCATCGCCATCGCGCTGTTCGCCGTGAAGTGGCCGCTCTTCCCGGCCTCGGGCGGATACGACAACGCCCTGGTGCCGGCCTTCGACTGGCCGTTCGTCTCCAGCGCGCTCTATCACGCCGCGCTGCCGGGCCTGACGATCGTGCTCAGCGCAATGGCCGGCTGGATCCTGGGCATGCGGAACATGATGGTGACGGTGTCCAGCGAGGACTACGTCATGGTCGCCCAGGCCAAGGGGCTCTCCGAGCGGCGGGTGATGTTCGGATACGCGGCACGCAACGCGATCCTGCCCAACATCTCCGGCTTCGCCCTCTCCCTGGGCTTCATCGTCGGCGGCACGCTGCTGGTGGAGATGGTCTTCTCCTACCCGGGCATCGGCTACCAGCTCTTCCAGGGTGTGGCTGCCAAGGACTACCCCCTGATGCAGGGCATCTTCCTGATCATCACGCTCTCCGTCCTCGCGGCGAACCTCCTCGCCGACGTGATCTACATGGTCCTCGACCCCCGTACCCGAAGGGAGGCCTAG